The Pseudomonas sp. R4-35-07 genome contains a region encoding:
- a CDS encoding response regulator produces MENLGLGKVLLVEDDEKLAGLIAHFLSQHGFEVQAVHRGDLALAAFLAFKPKMVVLDLMLPGQSGLHVCREIRAVSDTPIVILTAKEDDLDHILGLESGADDYVIKPIKPPVLLARLRALQRRQVPEAMVRDYLEFGRLSINRSCRVVSLGDEKIDLTTMEFELLWLLASSSGTILSRDDILNRMRGIAFDGLNRSVDVYISKLRGKLNDNPREPVCIKTIWGKGYLFNPFAWEM; encoded by the coding sequence ATGGAAAACCTGGGTCTGGGCAAAGTCCTGCTCGTCGAGGACGATGAGAAGCTGGCAGGGCTGATCGCGCATTTTCTGTCGCAACATGGTTTCGAGGTGCAAGCGGTGCACCGGGGCGATTTGGCCTTGGCGGCGTTCCTGGCGTTCAAACCGAAAATGGTCGTGCTCGACTTGATGTTGCCGGGCCAGAGCGGCCTGCATGTGTGTCGCGAGATCCGCGCAGTGTCCGACACACCGATTGTGATCCTCACCGCCAAGGAAGATGACCTGGACCATATCCTGGGCCTGGAGTCCGGTGCCGATGACTATGTGATCAAACCCATCAAGCCGCCGGTGTTGCTGGCGCGCCTGCGCGCGCTGCAACGTCGGCAAGTGCCCGAGGCGATGGTACGCGATTACCTCGAATTCGGCCGGTTGTCGATCAACCGCAGTTGCCGGGTGGTCAGCCTGGGCGATGAAAAAATCGACCTCACCACCATGGAGTTCGAATTGCTCTGGCTACTGGCGAGCAGCTCGGGAACCATCCTTTCGCGCGACGACATCCTCAACCGCATGCGCGGCATTGCGTTCGATGGCCTGAACCGCAGCGTCGATGTGTACATCAGCAAACTGCGCGGCAAGCTCAATGACAACCCGCGCGAGCCAGTGTGCATCAAGACCATCTGGGGCAAGGGCTACCTGTTCAATCCGTTCGCCTGGGAGATGTAG
- a CDS encoding MFS transporter, giving the protein MRKDYLAFFVSLFLSRLADQILLFIVPLIVFQTTQSVSWAGLAFFVESLPRYLAFPVCGALCDRFSPVRILHVSQVYRALACVVAVALYGLFDGIQWLVMLSALCGVLTTQGIMAREVLMPHIFQHYTYTKTLSYSQIADQSGLVLGPLVAALMLEIWAWPWVVLGIAALFVLADLAMLAWQRNTRVHLQPHEPQHPGLWLQPLRTALGHIRNRVELKRIITLAIGVNLIVGVTLATSAALVTGQYAADKDAYALLQAAGAVVTLVILFYLARSSLALKVLGGLSYSMIAVGALITALSPGVWMYAVGFLLVSGFDKMFNVYMRSTRQRVIPVQDFGKTVGVITLLNNLAQPLAGLLIAVLAAPLGTQTVILLLTGFSALIGVAVASGWHATVKAELDVG; this is encoded by the coding sequence ATGCGCAAGGATTACCTGGCGTTCTTCGTTTCACTGTTCCTGTCGCGGCTGGCGGACCAGATTCTGCTGTTCATCGTGCCGCTGATCGTGTTCCAAACCACCCAGAGTGTGTCTTGGGCGGGCCTGGCGTTCTTTGTCGAGTCACTGCCGCGCTACCTGGCCTTTCCGGTGTGCGGGGCGTTGTGCGACAGGTTTTCACCCGTGCGCATCCTGCATGTCAGCCAAGTGTATCGGGCGTTGGCCTGCGTGGTAGCGGTGGCGCTGTACGGGCTGTTCGACGGTATCCAATGGCTGGTGATGCTGTCGGCGTTGTGCGGGGTATTGACCACCCAGGGCATCATGGCGCGGGAAGTGCTGATGCCGCATATTTTCCAGCATTATACCTACACCAAGACGTTGTCTTATTCGCAGATCGCCGACCAGAGCGGCCTGGTACTCGGGCCGTTGGTGGCGGCGCTGATGCTGGAAATCTGGGCGTGGCCTTGGGTGGTGCTGGGCATCGCCGCACTGTTTGTGCTGGCGGACCTGGCGATGCTGGCCTGGCAGCGCAACACCCGCGTGCACCTGCAGCCCCATGAGCCGCAGCACCCGGGCCTCTGGCTGCAGCCGCTGCGCACCGCTTTGGGCCACATCCGCAACCGGGTGGAGTTGAAGCGCATCATTACCCTGGCCATTGGTGTGAACCTGATCGTCGGCGTGACGCTGGCCACGTCGGCGGCCCTGGTCACCGGGCAATACGCGGCGGACAAGGACGCCTACGCCCTGCTGCAAGCCGCTGGCGCGGTGGTCACCCTGGTAATTCTGTTTTACCTCGCACGCTCGAGCCTGGCGCTGAAGGTGCTCGGCGGGCTGTCGTATTCGATGATTGCCGTGGGCGCGTTGATCACCGCCCTCAGCCCCGGCGTGTGGATGTACGCCGTGGGCTTCCTGCTGGTGAGCGGTTTCGACAAGATGTTCAACGTGTACATGCGCAGCACCCGTCAGCGGGTAATTCCGGTGCAGGATTTCGGCAAAACGGTGGGAGTGATCACCCTGCTCAACAACCTCGCCCAGCCCTTGGCGGGCTTGCTGATTGCGGTGCTGGCAGCGCCGCTTGGCACGCAAACGGTGATCCTGCTGCTGACCGGATTCAGCGCCTTGATCGGCGTAGCCGTGGCCTCAGGCTGGCACGCCACTGTGAAAGCGGAACTCGACGTCGGCTGA
- a CDS encoding tRNA-(ms[2]io[6]A)-hydroxylase, translating to MILPEIHEFLGCRTPDAWVQAALADQDTLLIDHKNCEFKAASTALSLIAKYHGHLDLINMMSRLAREELVHHEQVMRLMKKRKVELRQLSAGRYASGLRKVVRNHEPVKLVDTLVVGAFIEARSCERFEALVPHLDEELGKFYFGLLKSEARHFQGYLKLAYQYGDAKDIAQVIERVRAAEQALIESADVEFRFHSGVPA from the coding sequence ATGATCCTGCCCGAAATCCACGAATTCCTCGGTTGCCGCACCCCCGACGCCTGGGTCCAGGCCGCGCTGGCCGACCAGGACACCCTGCTGATCGACCACAAGAACTGCGAATTCAAAGCCGCCAGCACCGCCCTGAGCCTGATCGCCAAGTATCACGGCCACCTCGACCTGATCAATATGATGTCGCGGCTGGCCCGTGAAGAGCTGGTGCACCACGAGCAGGTCATGCGCCTGATGAAAAAACGCAAGGTTGAACTGCGCCAATTGTCCGCTGGCCGCTACGCCTCGGGTTTGCGCAAGGTGGTGCGCAACCATGAGCCGGTCAAACTGGTGGATACCCTGGTGGTGGGGGCATTTATCGAAGCGCGCAGTTGCGAGCGTTTCGAAGCGCTGGTGCCGCATTTGGACGAAGAACTCGGCAAGTTCTACTTCGGCTTGCTCAAAAGCGAAGCGCGGCACTTCCAGGGTTACTTGAAACTGGCCTACCAGTACGGTGACGCCAAGGACATCGCCCAGGTGATCGAGCGGGTGAGGGCGGCCGAGCAGGCGTTGATCGAGTCAGCCGACGTCGAGTTCCGCTTTCACAGTGGCGTGCCAGCCTGA